ctatctatctatctatctatctatctatctatctatctatctacctacctatctacctgtctgtctgtctgtctgttaatctatctatctatctatctatctatctatctatctatctatctatctgtctatctatctatctatctatctatctatctatctatctatctatctatctatctatctatctatctatctatctatctatccctATCTAACTAGCGAGCTAGctatccgtccatccatccatccgtccgtccatccatccatccatccatccatccatccatccatccacccatcaagacattcatccatccatctatccgtCCTTCCATCCGTCCATCTATTCACCCACCCACCCACTCTGCCATctatacatccatccatccttccagCAATCAATCCATTCATCAATTCTATATGCCAATTattctggcaggaaaaggcAAGGACGTTGAGAAAGTTCCATTACGTTTGAAATTCTGTGTGATGAATCGTAAATTAACTCACTTTTGTTTACTGTTGCATTGTAATATAATGACAAAGGTACTATCGAAAATACGGTTCGTCTTTTGCGAGTGACtgtttattattacatatgttcacGGGTTCGAAAACGGCCTGTATATCGAGTGCGACACGTGTTCCTAATTGACCAATGAAAGAATCTGTAATTGTCGACGCGTATGGCGTGaatttataatgaaataatagaGTTTAACGCACCGAActtgaatatttatttatagCAATAGTGAGAGGAAGACCTAAAAACAGACAATGCATATCCAAACAACTTCGGTTATCCTCACTCCCGAATTAATAAATCACGTCGATGGTCAACAAGAATCCTTTTATTGCTGCTAATCTACCAACACACAAAGGAAAATCCACGTTGTTCACAAAGAAATGTGCCCTAGACAGTACTTGCCATGGAACATGAACAAGCAAATATCAGTATACAAATCAACGATGAAGGTTTTCACATCCGATATGTTAGTGTGAATAATACTAGATCATATTCAAATCCGTTCTTTCGGATTTTCAATTGTTGCCAATGAAACACCTAGATATTGACAGGTCATTTCAAAACTGTTAGAATTGGacaacatttttgtcttttgtctCAATCGTAAAGATATCATGTAGCACGTAAAAAAGTGAAAGCGCTCTGTTTGGCTCCAAACAAGAGTCACTTTGTACAGAGGAGAGCTGAGAGGTCAATATGCGTCGTAGATCGTGGAAATACATTAATGGAAAACAATTAAAGTGGACCCAAATAGATGTATTATTTATCGCCTACATCAATGTAGAAGATTGATCAATCCGAATGTATGCTTGAGGTCGTTTTCTACAAACACAATCAAAATCTGCTTTATTATTTATCACGTTAGTTCAAAAACGCCTAATATATCAAGTGCGCATAAGTATTACCCAATGCAAATATCTCAACTTATTGACGCGCAGGGCACTCTATTAAACGTTGTAGCAGAGGGGCAATATACAGCTTTTTTCAACATCAGAATCTTCAATGTAAAGAGCCTCTTCAGaggttttccttttcttttcaaagtcaAATTCGTGAAAATAAACTGCACCGTTCAAGCACACAAATACCAATGGAATGTAAATAGAATATAAATGTACGCTCTATGACTTTCAGAATAATGCGTTGGTCATATTAGTGCGTGTTAGAATTATGGCTGTCATCGAAATTCCCtccttttatatttatataagaAGATAGATCTTGTGAGTTTAAAAACAGCAAGAGAATGATATAGGTTATCTTATGTTTTTCATAAGACCGAGTAGGAGAAACGAACCAGTGTGGTTTGATGGCTCTTGGCAAAGATGACTTTAACAACATCTTATGACTGTCTTTCTGTCCTCtctcccatccatccatccaccattCGTCCATCCAccgtccatccatccttccatccgtccatctatctatctatctatcgttccatccatccatccatctatctatctatctatccatcaaGCCGTCCtcccatccatctatctatctatccatcaatccatccatccatccatctatccatccatccatccatccatccatccatccatctatccatccatctatcaatttatccattcatccattcatacAACAAAACTTCTATCCATATACCAATTattctggcaggaaaaggcAAGGACGGAGAAAAAGTTCCATTACGTTTGATTTTATGTGTGATGAATCATAAATTAACTCACTTTTGTTTACTGTTGCATTGTAATATAATGACAAAGGTTCTTTCGAAAATACTGTTCGTCTTTTGCGAGTGACtgtttattattacatatgttcacGGGTTCGTAAACGGCCAAGTGCGACACGTGTTCCTCATTGACCAATGAAAGAATCTGTAATTGTCGACGCGTATGGCGTGAATTTATAATGAAACAATAGAGTTTAACGCGCTGTACctgaatatttatttatggCAAGAGTGAGAGGAAGACCTAAAAAACGGACAAGCATATCGAAACAACTTCGGTTATCCTTACTCCCGAGCTAATAAATCACGTCGATGGTCAACGTGGATCCCTTTATTGCTGGTAATCTACCAACGAACAAAAGCAATTCCACGTCGTTCACCAAGAAATGTGCTAAAGACAGTACTTGCCATGGAacatgaacaaacaaataacaacAATGGAGGTTTTCACATCCGATATGTTAGTGTGAATAATACTAGATCATATTCAAATCCGTTCTTTCGGATTTTCAATTGTTGCCAATGAAACACCTAGATATTGACAGGTCATTTCAAAACTGTTAGAATTGGacaacatttttgtcttttgtctCAATCGTTAAGATATAATGTAGCACGTAAAAAAGTAAAAGCGCTCTGTTTGGCTCCAAACAAGAGTCACTTTGTACAGAGGAGAGCTGAGAGGTCAATATGCGTCGTAGATCGTGGAAATACATTaatcaaaaataattaaaatggaCCCAAATAGATGTATTATGTATCGCCTACATCAATATAGAAGATTGATTAATCCGAATGTATGCTCGAGGTCGTTTTCTACAAAAACCAATCAAAATCTGCTTTATTATTTATCACGTTAGTTCAAAAACGCCTAATATATCAAGTGCGCAAGTATTACCCAATGCAAATATCTCAACTTGTTGACGCGCAGGGCACTCTATTATACGTTGTAGCAGAGGGGCAATATACAGCTTTTTTCAACATCAGAATCTTCAATGTATTGAGCCTCTTCAGAAGTTTTCCTTCacttttcaaagtcaaattCGTGAAAATAAACTGCACCGTTCAAGCACACAAATACCAATGGAATGTAAATAGAATATAAATGTACGCTCTATGACGTTCAGAATAATGCGTTGGTCATATTAGTGCGTGTTAGAATTAAGGCTGTCATCAAAATTCCCtccttttatatttatataagaAGATAGATCTTGTGAGTTTAAAAACAGCAAGAGAATGATATAGGTTATCTTATGTTTTTCATAAGACCGAGTAGAAGAAACGAACCAGTGTGGTTTGATGGCTCTTGGCAAAGATGACTTTAACAACATCTTATGACTGTCTTTCTGTCCTCtctcccatccatccatccaccatctatccatccttccatccgtccatctatctatctatctatcgttccatccatccatccatccatccatctatctatctatctatccatcaaGCCGTcctcccatccatccatctatctatccatccatccgtccatccatccatccatttcaATTATTGCCATTCATATCTGGTATTTTCATGTAAGAAGTTAGATCCTGTGAGTTTATTAACAGCAAATGAATGATATACGTTATCGTATGTTATCGTATGTTTTTCATAAGACCAAGTAGGAGAAACGAATCAGTGTGATTTGATGCCTCTTGGCAAAGATGACTTTAACAACATCTTATGACTGTCTTTCTGTCCTCtctcccatccatccatccaccatcCATCCaccatccatccgtccgtccgtccgtccgtccgtccatccatccaacatccatccatccatccatccatccatccatccatccatccatccatccatccatccatccatccatcatctatctatctatctatctatctatctatctatctatctatctatctatctatctatctatctatctatctatctttctatctatctgtgtATCGATATCTTGCTAGCTagctatccatccatccatccatccatccatccatcaatccattcatccattcatacATCCAAACTTCTATCCATAATTGGTATTACCAATTtttctggcaggaaaaggcAAGGACGGAGAGAATGTTCCATTACGTTTGAATTTCTGTGTGATGAATCATTAATTAACTTTTGTTTACTGTTACATTGTAATATAGTGACAAAGGTACTAGCGAAAATACGGTTCACCGCtaatgagaaataaaaaatgattacACCGCGCGCACATGATAGCCTATAAACGACAAAATAACGGTGAAACGTCTGAGTCAGTCCAGTAAAGGCTTGTGCTGAACAATTACTCTGGGAGACAAAAGCCGTCATCGAAAGTTAAAAGTTATACTTATATACTTTAAACTAAACATGATGCAAATTGGAGCGTGATAGTTTTCATCTATCATCGAAATGCcatcataatatttatttagAGATCAATCTCCTACAATTTGTCTATTAACTAAAGCGTGGCTAAACGATTATCAAACCTACGTACATCTGCTGGCACTAACCTCGGCCAGCTATGTAATTTCTTAGGATACAGCTAGCATGCCTTTTAATCcgattttgttttgatatgccgCTTGTCTATCATGACAGGAATATTTCAGGTTTTGCGCGTaagaaatgtacaatttatttaGTTAGTATGGTTAATTAATTTTACGTTTGTGGTCTGCCAAGACCTATTTATGTGTAGAAAGTATGTTCAAATTCTTAACTCCCCTTCGAACCTATGCAGTTTGTCTGAAAATTAAAATCGAGGTATTGCATAAAAGGGCTTTGTATAGTTATTGCTAGTACCACTGGCTCTATAAGTGCTAAGAAGCGGGATTTTATGATATTAAGCACTTTGATTTGTTTATTACAATAGTGCAGGAATGGAACAACTAAACACCGAAGAGGGCGTCCAAGCGGCGAAACCGCAGAAAGGCGACCATCGCATCAGGAACACCCTGGCCGATTTCGGTTCGAATACAACGGCACATGGTTTCGACAGGCTTGTAGCCGCCGATAGTAAGATCGTGAAATTTCTCTGGATGCTTATCTGTTGCTTGTGTTGGGGTTTATTTATCTGGCAAGCCATCGTCTTTATCGAAAAGTACTATAGGTTTGAAGTGTCCTACTCCATATTCGTGGATTTTCGAGTACTCCCCTTCCCGGCAGTCACTGTGTGTAACATGAACCCGCTGAGGGCGTCTGCCCTGCAGAATATCGACTACGAATATAAGGAAAGGCTTGCGTTCTTGGGCTATGACGACCAGTTTGAAGATGATGTCGATGCCGATGAAGAATCTATCTTTACCACCACTCCGGAAAGCGAGGTAAATCTATCAATACTGGTTATAGATTTGACTTCTCTTGTTCTCTAATAGTGGCTACAAGCTCAAGGGCAAATTGTGTTGATCCAGTTACCCCGACCAACTGTAAGCTTTACCCGCCAACCCTTAAAAGAAGGatatcgtcggaactgcgcttcTGCGACTTTCTTGTCGTCATAGAATGTATACCATGCAGGATATCTgaatgcatcacgtcaacatggctgcaacatttaaaatttttcgaTGTGCAATTGATACACGTGCTtttaattaacttttaacaatcGCCAACGCACCTTGGCTACAGTACTCAAGGTTACTtctttacattggtcgtatgggccCGGtttatgggtcccatacgacatttgagtgcagttccgacgatCTCTCTATTAAACGTTATTTAGTCTCTGCGCGTCGACACTATGAAGGGTTTGTGAGCATCAGACGAGATAATCTCGCTTGCCTGATCTCGGAACAGGGCCTTGGAAACCATGTGCTCTGCGCACGAAAAGCGCCAACAGCGGCGAAACCGCGGTCTTCGCGCCGGTGGTTAAATATCAATCTTGTAGTTCGCTCTTTCCGCGCTTTAATGCACTCAGTGCACAAAGCGCAGATGCAGGTTCAAAGGTGCGTGTAAGCAATACAACTATTAATTAAGGGTAAAAATGGTCATTTATTCTACGTAACTTTCTTTTGGATGTACATGCTACAGGATTTATAGACTGTTCTACCAAATAGCATGAAAACGTATGGCATAGTAAATGCCCTTAACAAATTCACGTTGCATTTCTTCGTGAACGGGTTTTATCTAGAGAGTATTATTTTCTGAGCTTTGTGTCACCACCACGAAATTGAACATCAATACAATTACATTTAGGCATATGTGAAAATATCGCCTTTCGTAAATAAAGTTGCCCAACATAATTAGGACTTGCATTgtcggtatatatatatatatatatatatatatatgtgtggtgtgtgtgtgtgtgtggtggtgtgtgtgtgtgtgtgtaagtgcCGGAAACGCCGTCACTGCTGTCGCTAAAGTAATGGACACCAtgtcaaatttatttatttatttatttatttatttcactttaaagGATTACCCATTTACATGCTCAAATCGAGTTAAAATTACCCAATAAGGCTGTAATCTCCCATGGGGTCCTAATTAAACACACAGAATTAAAATCCAATAAGtgttaaaaaaacaatgaaGTCAAAtagcagacaaaataaaaatatagataaaatattaaaaaaatcaacaaagcaaagagaataaaaaataaaagttctatttatcaatattatccctaataaaacatttcagccgagctttaaaaatttcaacattgtgGCTGCACCGAATATCATCGGGAAGTGAGTTCCAGAAACTTGAGGCACGCATACAAAACGTCCTCTGGCCTGTTTGTGTACGGAATTGAGGGAGTAGCAATTTATGAGTTGCAGCAGAACGTGTCTGGTAACCATGAACATCATTTAAAAGCACAAATTTCTCAGAGAGATACGTTGGTGCCGTATTCAGAAGACAATTATAGGTTAAAAcacatgtaaaataaaagaTGCGTTGTTTAACGGAAAAAACATTGGCTGCTTCAAAGAGTGAATCGGTTGAGGTATTAAAATCAACATTGAGAAGAACTCTCAGTGCTTTTTTCTGTAACTTATACACTTTGTCgatattttttaaagttgtatTTCCCCAAACTACACATCAGTAATCAATAGCTGACTGAATTAAACCATAATACAGAACTTTTCTAAGATGACATGGAATGAATTTGAATAATCTTCGAAGTAAACCGATTCTCTTACTCAGAGTGAGACATAAATCGTCAATATGTTTGTCCCAAGTAAGAACATTGTCCAATGTAACACCTAAAATCTTCTCAAATGAAACACAAGAGATATTACACTCATTAATGGCAATATCAAGTCTATCACCCATTGTATctgcacattttaatttttggcgAGATCCAACCAACATGGCTTTCGATTTGCCTTCATTAATGACCATGTCATTGTTAATTACCCAATCGTTCACTGAAGTGGCGTCGTTTTGGAGCGACTGATTAACATCGGCAACTGAAATGCCAGATGTAAGGAGGGTCTGGTCGTCGGTATACATGTCTAGGTTAGAATTACACAAAGTCAGTGGCAAATCAttaatgaaaatggtaaaaGCAGTGGACCTAATATTGATCCCTGAGGCACACCAACAGTAACTTTTTCAACGTCAGATATCTTACAGGGAGATCAAGACGTTGTTCTATTTTCTTCGTAGAGTACGTCCCACCTGAGAGGGGCTCTCAAAAAGGGGGAATATTACTTGCGTAACCTAAGGTTGAAACTCTCTCGCACAGTACTCTTGCTTTAGATTTTTCTATAAAAACATATGTAACACATTTCACATATCTCTTCTTGGATTGGACATAAGGTATCAAATtagtcaatatatttttatcaaaggtTTTCCTAGGACACGGGGACACCCCTGCTCACATCCTCCGCATTTGCAGCCTGTAAGGAGCATTTCTCCGCCTGAAGGGTAAAAAAATCTACTGAAAAATTATAGCCTTGGATTCTCGGTAGCATTGCATTATGCGTGACTACAATAGGAAAACTATCAACCCTGCTCATCATAATTCCGCGTATAAGAAGTCTACTAGCTATATAAATGAGTTCGCACTCCTTTTGAGTATTTGAATTCGTGTTTGCCATAGGCGGTGCCTGGGAGAGATTCTTGGTGCTGATCCATATAAAATTTAAGGTCGTCGACTGTCAAATAGAAATTCCTCTCTGCCACAGGTTCTTTGCCTCCCGCctgtttttctgtttgttttgcaaTCATAAATGATTTGATGTTATTCAACTTACCCCTTTGGTATTTGCCTGAAAATTTTCCACAGATTTATGGTGTAAATGACATGGAAAAAACTGTCCACGCATTAATGTTTATAAGAGAGGGAATACAGCAGGCCCCGTTCTCAATCTAGATTTAGAAAACGTACTAACTCATATCAATCATGTGAAAGGAAATAAAGTAATATTGATTATGACTTTTTTAAAGTTATAACATATCAATTCAGGTAgaacattttaaagaaaagatgagcaaaactttattagACCCGACTTCCGTTTCTTGCTGACAAACTAGTTTTTCTCCCTCTAACAGAGCTTTTCTGAGTACTCTGCGGTAGAGAACTATGACTTTGACTTCCACCAAGACCTAAATCTATCGATGATGATGTCAAACTTACCTGTAGACGTCAGAAGTGCCACTGGTCATCAGAAGGAAGATTTGATACAAGAATGTGTCTTTAATGGTATCACGTGTTCATCAAAGTAGGTTACACAAGACATAAAGTGTTTGCAACTTCTTGGCATCGGTAGATATATCAAAAAACATAACTTGCCAgactatgagagagagagagagagagagagagagagagagagagagagagagagagagagagagagagagagagagagagagagagagagagagaggagagagagagagagagagagagagagagagagattaggATGAGGCAGATTGTTATGGAGATTAACATGGTCttatacatatttattttgtatttatttaggAATATGTGATctaaaaacacaatatattaaGTTTTTTTCATTATGCACGCTTGAATCATCAAGATATTTATTATGTGcctgtcaaaatataaaaaaaatattaagcaGTTTGTCATTAGGCGTGTCAGAATACATCGCAGTTCTTACACAGACGGCAAGCTGAGTTACTATCTGTTTGCAGGAATTTCACCCTGGTTCTTAATCCCATGTACGGAAACTGCTACTCGTTCAACACGGGAGCAAATGGCGCCGATATTCTCCTTACTTCAAAACCAGGCCCTTCAACAGGTAAGGTCATACCAAGACATTAACTATAAACTTATATTACTTAATAAGAAATCCGACGAAATGAATCGGTAGATTTTCCAGCAAGAATGCTTCCAATGCCGAGTTTGATATTGTGATACAGTTTCAAATGTGTGTTTAGGGAGTGACGTCGAATTCTCGGTATCTTAAATGCGATTTTGCCACCTGCGTGAGTCAGGTGGTCTActgtattttcaatatggcggatTTCTGCAGGTAAAATACATAAGATTACAGAAGCCAAACTTAACTTTCAGGTATTACaggaattttatacaaaaaatgccTGAAAAGTTGAGAGTTGCACGGGTTTGCttgtttcatgaaaaaaaatgaattttcttcTATGAAAACGATCACATTTTCGTTAGAAGTATTTCTCAGATCACTGTCTCAAGCTCTTGCTGTGATGAAAAGACGTGAAGTTTAACTCTAAGTGTTTTAATACCCTGTAGTTTGCCCCTtagcacaagacaaaagctTTTTGCAGTAGCGAGAATAGGCAAAGTCGAATAACTTGACGCatatttaaaaagttttttAATCCAAATGATGAGCATATCTGCACAATCATAGGCAGACAAACGTTACAAGAGgacaaaaagtgaaaacaaaagaGAAACGAAAGTTCAATTATAGGCCTGTTAGCATCCACGAAAAGCTCGACcactcaaattttgaaatttaaaataagaCAGTATCAGAAAATGAAATAGTTTGCGATTCctttaaagaaacaaaaagtaAATATGTCGTCAAAGTAAAGGAAGTAGACTCTCTCTGAAACAAAGTTGTGTGATTTTTCGTTTTATACATTCAGTGTTGTTTATGAAGTCTTGTAAGGGAACACATGACCGAGTCCAGGAAAGATCTGACAGAAGGTTTCCACAGATTCGTAAAAGCGGTTCTGTTTCTGAAGCCACACCTGTAAACTTGATAGGACTTACATATTGTTGAAATGGGAGttgacaaaactatcaaaattacCTAGTGTCTTTAAAAACTTGCATCCTCCTGCAGCTTTTAGATATAGGTGGTTGTGCCATGTTTACTTAGAAAAAAAGTTATAATATGACACGTTTTCATACTCGGATTAAAACGTGACGATTCATATCTTTAAGGAAAAAGATAAATATCGGAAATGTAGAAACCAATGATTCGATTCTAAAATATGATAAAGTGAATAATTGTTGATGAAGCAAATTTTGTTAGTAAATCTTCGAAACCTGTAATTAAATCTTGCTTTTACAGGTCTTCAATTGACGTTGTTTATAGAGCAAAATGAATACTTAAATGGTAGCACCGAGAATGCTGGAGCAGTGGTTTTGGTGCATCCACCGGATACCGTACCTTTTCCCGAAGAACAGGGGTTAGAGTTGCCACCCGGATTCTCCACATCGCTTGGTGTCCGACTTGTATGTTATTGACTTATTTACTCTTCATAAAATCTTACCTTTCCAGGACAGTAAATCAAATAGATTTACCAGCAGTTACTAGGTGAAGACGCACTATATCGAATTATGATATGAAATAGTCCATTATAGGTTTGAGCTATAATTATAGAATGCAGAAATATAA
This is a stretch of genomic DNA from Ptychodera flava strain L36383 chromosome 21, AS_Pfla_20210202, whole genome shotgun sequence. It encodes these proteins:
- the LOC139122251 gene encoding amiloride-sensitive sodium channel subunit gamma-like translates to MEQLNTEEGVQAAKPQKGDHRIRNTLADFGSNTTAHGFDRLVAADSKIVKFLWMLICCLCWGLFIWQAIVFIEKYYRFEVSYSIFVDFRVLPFPAVTVCNMNPLRASALQNIDYEYKERLAFLGYDDQFEDDVDADEESIFTTTPESESFSEYSAVENYDFDFHQDLNLSMMMSNLPVDVRSATGHQKEDLIQECVFNGITCSSKNFTLVLNPMYGNCYSFNTGANGADILLTSKPGPSTGLQLTLFIEQNEYLNGSTENAGAVVLVHPPDTVPFPEEQGLELPPGFSTSLGVRLSVIERIGGKYSDCIKAGEMPLLYKGYNYSVEACVKTCYQNTLVNDCKCFDTTLPNDKPIPACVNGTKRTRKCMYRMDNKQKTDALGCREKCHQPCSGRSYKETVSMSHWPSYAFDDKLYERLSKRSSKINETLLDHNESRRNLIKLKVFFSELNFESITEKPAFDSVDLLSNLGGLMGLYIGASVISLFEFLEFVGKVCCLIKTKWNVSDEADERVQMG